A section of the Candidatus Moraniibacteriota bacterium genome encodes:
- the ftsW gene encoding putative lipid II flippase FtsW, with product MKQPSRWSLFRNNAGPSDRWLKLSVFTLIGLGLLTIASAGVSYGNIRFGDPYYFFKEQLLGLGVGTVLLLIAERIPYAVWRRFVVPLFILALILLILVFIPGFGTSVYGAARWVDLGPFSFQPSEIMKIAIIFYLAAWLSRRGARTAEDFYEGFVPFLVVLSLVGFLIIKQPDTGTLGLIFCIALSIFFASGASLRHIVGLIGLAFASLFVLIKIAPYRMERFLVFLNPEHDPLGAGYQMTQAFLAIGTGGWFGVGLGHSRQKFNYLPEPVTDSIYAVLAEETGLLGGAVVVALFLFFLWRGIRIAVRAPDMFGQLLAVGITAWVTCQAFINIAAITGLIPLTGIPLPFISFGGTSLAVLMGAVGVLLNISRHSTLKA from the coding sequence ATGAAACAGCCATCCCGGTGGTCCCTCTTCCGGAATAACGCCGGACCGAGCGATCGCTGGCTGAAGCTCTCAGTCTTCACGCTCATCGGCCTCGGCCTCCTTACGATCGCCTCCGCGGGTGTCTCGTACGGCAATATCCGTTTCGGTGACCCGTACTATTTCTTCAAGGAGCAGCTCCTCGGTCTGGGTGTCGGGACCGTCCTCCTTCTCATCGCCGAACGCATCCCGTACGCGGTCTGGCGCCGATTCGTCGTCCCACTGTTCATCCTCGCACTCATCTTGCTCATCCTCGTGTTCATTCCGGGCTTTGGGACCTCGGTCTATGGAGCTGCCCGCTGGGTCGATCTCGGACCATTCTCCTTTCAGCCGTCCGAAATCATGAAGATCGCGATCATCTTTTACCTCGCGGCGTGGCTGTCGCGGCGTGGCGCTCGGACCGCCGAGGACTTTTACGAGGGATTCGTCCCATTCCTCGTCGTCTTGTCGCTCGTCGGCTTTCTCATCATCAAGCAGCCGGACACCGGGACGCTTGGTCTCATATTCTGTATTGCGCTTTCGATCTTTTTTGCTTCAGGGGCGAGTTTGCGGCATATCGTGGGTCTCATCGGTTTGGCCTTCGCCTCGCTTTTTGTCCTCATCAAGATCGCGCCGTACCGGATGGAACGCTTCCTCGTCTTCCTCAATCCCGAACATGATCCGCTCGGGGCGGGCTATCAGATGACACAGGCGTTTCTCGCGATTGGAACCGGGGGCTGGTTCGGCGTGGGCTTGGGTCACAGCCGGCAGAAGTTCAACTACCTGCCCGAGCCGGTGACGGACTCGATCTACGCTGTCTTGGCGGAAGAGACGGGCCTCCTCGGTGGAGCGGTAGTCGTGGCGCTCTTCCTCTTCTTCCTCTGGCGTGGGATCCGCATCGCGGTACGGGCGCCAGACATGTTCGGACAGCTGCTCGCGGTCGGTATCACGGCCTGGGTCACGTGCCAGGCCTTCATCAATATCGCGGCTATCACGGGTCTCATCCCACTGACCGGCATCCCGCTGCCATTTATCAGTTTCGGCGGGACTTCGCTCGCGGTCCTCATGGGTGCGGTCGGTGTCTTGCTGAATATATCCCGGCACTCTACACTGAAAGCATAG
- the trmD gene encoding tRNA (guanosine(37)-N1)-methyltransferase TrmD: MQFDILSIFPEAFESYFQASILKRAQDAGHISIRTHDVRVFTTDKHGKVDDTPYGGGAGMVMAVEPFDRALQSIQAVPKTVGTRIILLSAKGRPFDQAKARELAGCERLVLLCGRYEGVDERVAEHLVDEELSLGSFVLTGGELAAMIVVDAVARLLPGVLGNEESARGESFADGENVEFPQYTKPETYRGWAVPSVLLSGHHAEIAAWRQAQSQYQTKQRYETAIPVVPLPE; this comes from the coding sequence ATGCAATTCGATATTCTCTCTATTTTTCCTGAAGCGTTCGAGAGCTATTTTCAGGCCTCAATTTTGAAGCGCGCTCAGGACGCTGGACACATTTCGATCCGGACGCACGATGTCCGCGTCTTCACGACCGACAAGCATGGCAAAGTCGATGATACGCCGTATGGCGGTGGAGCAGGGATGGTGATGGCGGTGGAGCCGTTTGATCGGGCGCTCCAGTCGATTCAGGCAGTGCCCAAGACGGTTGGCACGCGCATCATCCTCCTCTCGGCCAAGGGTCGGCCGTTTGATCAGGCGAAAGCGCGCGAGCTCGCCGGATGTGAGCGGCTCGTCCTCTTATGCGGCCGGTACGAAGGTGTCGATGAACGCGTCGCGGAGCATCTCGTCGATGAAGAGCTGTCTCTCGGGTCTTTCGTCTTGACCGGCGGAGAGCTAGCGGCGATGATCGTCGTCGATGCCGTCGCGCGGCTCCTCCCGGGTGTCCTCGGAAATGAAGAGAGTGCTCGGGGCGAGTCGTTTGCTGATGGAGAAAACGTGGAGTTCCCGCAATACACCAAACCAGAAACCTATCGCGGTTGGGCGGTCCCATCTGTGCTCTTGTCTGGTCATCATGCCGAGATCGCCGCGTGGCGCCAAGCACAATCCCAATACCAAACCAAACAACGTTATGAAACAGCCATCCCGGTGGTCCCTCTTCCGGAATAA
- a CDS encoding DUF4012 domain-containing protein: protein MKLFFTTTLVIVVILLVGGYYWTTRMNDVGDGLFGGELTGDLATLTKLAGAFMNTAGEERIFLVLFQNNMELRPGGGFIGSFGILKVKDGSITDFASHDVVNFDGRIPDTVPAPYPLPETLGVKSLKLRDSNVSPDWSVNAKVAEDFYRMGKGEETLDGVIGITTNVLTSFLSVVGPVEVPGYPGEFDAETGVLDLEYQVEQAFYKQGITRGERKSIMNLLGDIILEKAKALPVSGKYELFKVVLDDLHKKDIQISFKDEGLQQVVRSAGWSGEVNQEWKQDYLLAVDSNLNAFKTDYRMRRKMDYTIDLSGEAPKAKLVVTYEHTAKEKDYMTKDYQSFSRIYVPEGSWLESVTGAAKPAVFGSELGHKYFGAIVQVPLGTTKTVTWNYVLPKTITAADYDLLIEKQPGLNDVPVTVTVIGVGDETDQKSFILNRPSTWSALE from the coding sequence ATGAAACTTTTCTTCACGACTACCCTCGTCATCGTCGTCATCCTCCTCGTCGGTGGGTATTATTGGACGACGCGGATGAACGATGTGGGCGACGGACTGTTCGGCGGGGAACTGACGGGTGATCTCGCGACTCTGACCAAACTCGCTGGAGCGTTCATGAATACCGCAGGTGAAGAACGTATCTTCCTCGTCTTGTTTCAAAACAATATGGAGCTTCGTCCGGGCGGTGGCTTCATCGGCTCGTTCGGTATCCTGAAGGTGAAGGATGGATCGATCACGGACTTCGCCTCGCATGATGTGGTCAACTTCGACGGTCGGATTCCGGACACGGTCCCGGCTCCATATCCTTTGCCCGAGACACTTGGGGTCAAAAGTCTCAAGCTCCGTGATTCCAATGTCTCGCCGGACTGGTCGGTGAATGCGAAAGTAGCGGAGGATTTTTATCGGATGGGTAAAGGCGAAGAGACACTCGACGGGGTGATCGGTATCACGACCAATGTCCTGACGTCGTTTCTCTCGGTGGTCGGCCCCGTCGAGGTGCCCGGCTATCCAGGGGAATTCGATGCTGAGACGGGTGTGCTCGATCTGGAGTATCAGGTGGAGCAGGCGTTTTATAAGCAGGGGATTACCCGGGGCGAACGCAAATCCATCATGAATCTCCTCGGTGACATCATCCTCGAAAAGGCGAAGGCCTTGCCCGTGTCAGGAAAGTATGAACTTTTCAAAGTGGTTCTGGATGACCTTCACAAAAAAGACATTCAAATTTCGTTCAAGGACGAAGGACTGCAACAGGTGGTCCGATCGGCCGGGTGGAGCGGCGAGGTCAATCAAGAGTGGAAACAGGATTATCTCCTCGCGGTCGATTCAAACCTGAATGCATTCAAGACTGATTATCGGATGCGGCGGAAGATGGATTACACCATCGATCTCTCGGGTGAGGCACCCAAGGCGAAACTCGTCGTGACCTATGAGCACACGGCCAAAGAAAAGGACTACATGACAAAGGACTATCAGTCGTTTTCTCGGATCTATGTGCCCGAAGGGAGCTGGCTCGAATCTGTCACTGGTGCGGCCAAACCGGCGGTCTTTGGGAGCGAACTGGGGCATAAGTACTTTGGGGCGATTGTCCAGGTGCCGCTCGGAACGACCAAGACTGTGACCTGGAATTATGTCTTGCCAAAAACGATCACGGCGGCTGACTATGATTTGCTCATCGAGAAGCAACCGGGACTCAATGATGTGCCCGTCACGGTGACCGTCATCGGAGTGGGCGACGAGACGGATCAAAAAAGTTTCATCTTGAATCGGCCGAGTACCTGGTCTGCGCTCGAGTAA
- a CDS encoding glycosyltransferase family 4 protein has protein sequence MKIAFIGQKGIPTRSGGVEKHVEKLSARLVQIGHEVTVYTRPNYTPKELSSFRGVRLISLPSISTKHLDAITHSFLATVHALFQDYDVIHYHSIGPSILSIIPRILKPKTRVISTFHSRDYFHKKWGFFAQNFLKAAEFFTCKVPERTITVSQELAQYAKDFYHCDAVYIPNGAEVEMVASPDVLLEWGLRPGRYALSVSRLVGHKGIHFLIKAFMELEDTNKLPNNYKLVIVGAPANTPDYEKYLRTMAAGRKNILFIGELRGKRLAALFTHAGLFVQPSENEGMSMALLEAMAYGLPVVVSDIAPNLEVIRGGYGAVFPVKDVEALKQEMAHYINRPDEAKRLGESARTRIDAAFSWDAIARQTAGVYQETINAQPSGYHWITKHVV, from the coding sequence ATGAAAATCGCTTTCATCGGTCAAAAGGGCATCCCAACGCGGTCGGGTGGCGTGGAAAAGCATGTCGAAAAGCTTTCCGCGCGTCTGGTGCAGATTGGGCATGAGGTGACCGTCTATACACGCCCCAACTATACCCCCAAAGAGCTGAGCTCGTTTCGGGGCGTCCGGCTTATCTCGCTGCCGTCTATCTCGACCAAGCACCTTGACGCGATCACGCATTCTTTCCTTGCGACCGTGCACGCGCTGTTTCAGGATTACGATGTCATTCATTACCACTCGATCGGACCGTCTATCCTCTCGATCATTCCGCGCATTCTGAAACCGAAGACACGCGTCATCTCGACCTTCCACAGCCGTGACTACTTCCACAAGAAGTGGGGATTCTTCGCACAGAACTTTCTGAAGGCGGCGGAGTTCTTCACCTGCAAAGTCCCCGAACGGACGATCACGGTGAGCCAAGAGCTCGCTCAGTACGCCAAGGATTTTTACCATTGCGATGCGGTGTATATCCCGAACGGTGCAGAGGTGGAGATGGTTGCCTCTCCGGATGTCCTCTTGGAGTGGGGGCTGCGACCGGGTCGCTATGCCTTGTCCGTCTCGCGTCTCGTCGGTCACAAAGGTATCCATTTTCTCATCAAGGCATTCATGGAGCTCGAGGATACCAATAAATTGCCAAATAACTACAAACTTGTCATCGTCGGTGCCCCAGCCAATACGCCGGACTATGAGAAGTATCTGCGGACGATGGCCGCCGGACGGAAGAACATCCTCTTCATCGGCGAACTGCGAGGGAAGCGGTTGGCCGCACTCTTCACGCATGCCGGTCTCTTCGTCCAGCCATCCGAAAATGAAGGGATGTCGATGGCCTTGCTCGAAGCAATGGCTTATGGACTTCCGGTGGTCGTGTCCGATATCGCTCCCAATCTCGAAGTGATTCGCGGCGGGTACGGAGCGGTTTTCCCCGTGAAAGATGTCGAAGCGCTGAAGCAGGAGATGGCGCACTATATCAATCGGCCCGATGAGGCCAAGCGGCTCGGCGAGTCGGCTCGAACGCGTATTGATGCGGCCTTCAGCTGGGACGCCATCGCTCGCCAGACGGCGGGTGTCTATCAAGAGACGATCAATGCTCAGCCGAGCGGTTACCACTGGATTACCAAACATGTTGTCTAA
- a CDS encoding right-handed parallel beta-helix repeat-containing protein produces MNSSLALQWKNGLLAVVLFALILGPVVVLGGSKSIYVDEDNKGNQDGSYSHPYRTISKALKQAKGSTTVYVAKGTYKENLTLPKDVKLVGGKNMDDVVIKADNPDQPVITMKDDTEINKLTIVGGRHGVRVVEHARAKIVRSVVKGSTRDGIHIDRGSRDKKEQVIIDQSVIKNNRLAGIYSDKRSLIVTGTDITGNGDGVDLIAEVKAWFEDNRVLENRGSGFKLTIDGASFWSKDNSIRRNGREGVEVNSYGSAGSIGFKKATFIDNGRYAIARVVRAGNGDFSGLTLTATNRYEGNRLGTISSVLRIR; encoded by the coding sequence ATGAACAGCTCACTCGCTCTCCAGTGGAAGAATGGCCTCCTCGCCGTGGTGCTCTTTGCGCTGATCCTCGGCCCCGTCGTCGTGCTCGGGGGTTCCAAGTCGATCTACGTCGACGAGGACAATAAGGGCAATCAGGACGGTTCCTACAGCCATCCATATCGCACTATTTCCAAGGCGTTGAAGCAGGCCAAGGGCTCGACAACCGTGTATGTCGCTAAGGGAACGTACAAGGAAAACCTCACTCTGCCCAAGGATGTCAAACTCGTCGGTGGCAAGAACATGGACGATGTCGTTATCAAGGCCGACAATCCGGACCAGCCGGTCATCACCATGAAGGATGATACCGAGATCAATAAGCTCACCATCGTCGGTGGGCGTCATGGCGTGCGCGTCGTGGAGCATGCCCGGGCCAAAATCGTGCGTTCTGTCGTCAAGGGGAGCACCCGCGACGGCATCCACATCGACCGTGGTTCTCGTGACAAAAAAGAGCAGGTTATTATCGATCAGTCAGTCATCAAGAACAATCGACTGGCCGGTATCTATTCCGACAAGCGTAGCCTCATCGTCACCGGGACCGATATCACTGGCAATGGTGATGGCGTCGATCTCATCGCTGAAGTGAAGGCCTGGTTCGAGGATAACCGTGTGCTCGAAAACCGGGGTTCGGGTTTCAAACTGACCATCGACGGTGCCTCATTCTGGAGCAAGGACAATTCCATCCGCCGGAATGGCCGCGAAGGTGTGGAGGTGAACTCATATGGCTCGGCCGGTTCGATCGGATTCAAGAAGGCTACGTTCATCGACAATGGTCGGTATGCGATCGCGCGTGTGGTACGGGCGGGAAACGGTGATTTCTCCGGACTCACGCTCACCGCGACCAATCGTTATGAAGGCAATCGTCTTGGCACCATCTCATCGGTACTTCGGATTCGGTAA
- a CDS encoding acetate--CoA ligase family protein yields the protein MSLQSLFAPRSIAVIGASTTPGSVGNDVAKNLIESDYSGDVYLINPKTDTLLGRVCYPSIDAVPGSIDLAIIIVPAKIVPAVLREAGERLVRAAIIISAGFKESGPVGQALESEIVTIAEEYNIAVLGPNCLGFINPRHFLNASFASSIPTAGSIAFFSQSGALTSAFLDLTKGVFGFSLFASIGNKAVIDEPALLEYLFKDEATRTIGLYTENLSDAARFITLGRDNLRSKQAKPIVALKAGTTAAGTSASSSHTGAVAGSDAAYDALFRQARIFRAASFEALTELLLVLDQNPVPRGKRIAIVTNAGGLGVLATDASIKAGLELATLADGTVEKLQAVLPPAANTHNPIDVLGDALADRYTKALNIVAADAGVDLLLVILTPQTMTEAERTAEAIVKLRKAFPQLPITTVFSGDRLVFPGQEVLRKAGIPNLLYPESGARALGALAEFGEWCRSLRTESPTILAVDTDRARQVLAEARAAGQTQLGEGSAARFLSAYGFPFLRSALVTSHDTADAFARDMGAPIALKIASPDIIHKSDVGGVILNVKPEEAAVSYEHLLATVRIHAPHARIDGVMAVEMAAAGGRELLLGLKREPGLGTLVVVGLGGIHVETFRDIAMRFAPLLPSDIDAMLDELQCLPLLLGTRGETGIDLGQLKVYLALLSQIAVDFPEIVELDINPLLAFPDGAAFRILDARLRLKSDSN from the coding sequence ATGTCCCTCCAGAGCCTGTTTGCCCCCCGGTCCATCGCCGTCATCGGGGCCTCGACGACTCCAGGAAGCGTCGGGAACGATGTCGCCAAAAATCTCATTGAGAGTGATTACTCCGGTGATGTGTATCTCATCAATCCGAAGACCGATACCCTCTTGGGCCGGGTGTGTTATCCGTCCATCGATGCTGTCCCTGGATCCATCGACCTGGCGATCATCATCGTCCCAGCAAAAATCGTCCCCGCTGTACTGCGCGAAGCGGGCGAACGACTCGTCCGTGCCGCCATCATCATCAGCGCCGGATTCAAAGAAAGTGGTCCTGTCGGTCAGGCCCTCGAGTCCGAAATCGTCACCATCGCCGAGGAATACAATATCGCGGTCCTCGGGCCGAACTGCCTCGGCTTCATCAATCCCCGACATTTCCTCAACGCTTCTTTCGCCTCGTCCATCCCGACAGCTGGATCGATTGCGTTTTTCTCCCAGAGCGGCGCCCTCACCAGCGCCTTCCTCGACCTCACCAAGGGTGTCTTCGGATTCTCGCTCTTCGCCTCGATCGGGAACAAGGCTGTCATCGATGAACCCGCCCTCCTCGAATACTTGTTCAAAGATGAGGCCACTCGGACCATCGGTCTGTACACCGAAAACCTGTCCGATGCCGCCCGCTTCATCACCCTGGGCCGGGACAATCTCCGTTCGAAGCAGGCCAAGCCGATCGTCGCCCTAAAAGCTGGGACGACTGCGGCTGGGACCAGCGCATCGAGCTCACACACGGGTGCTGTCGCGGGGAGCGATGCCGCCTACGATGCGCTCTTCCGCCAGGCGCGGATATTTCGGGCAGCGAGTTTCGAAGCCCTCACCGAACTCCTCCTCGTCCTCGATCAGAACCCTGTCCCACGCGGCAAACGGATCGCGATCGTGACCAATGCTGGTGGACTCGGTGTCCTCGCGACCGATGCCAGCATCAAGGCCGGACTCGAACTCGCAACACTCGCGGATGGGACCGTCGAAAAGCTCCAGGCGGTGTTGCCACCGGCGGCCAATACACATAATCCCATTGACGTGCTCGGTGATGCGCTCGCGGACCGCTATACCAAGGCACTCAATATCGTCGCGGCCGATGCGGGTGTCGACCTCCTCCTCGTCATCCTCACACCTCAGACGATGACCGAAGCAGAGCGCACGGCTGAGGCAATTGTGAAACTCCGTAAAGCATTCCCCCAACTCCCGATCACCACAGTCTTTTCGGGTGATCGGCTCGTCTTTCCTGGACAAGAAGTGCTCCGAAAGGCAGGTATCCCAAATCTCCTCTACCCCGAGTCTGGTGCCCGAGCACTCGGAGCGCTCGCTGAGTTCGGAGAGTGGTGTCGCTCACTTCGGACTGAGTCTCCGACAATCCTGGCAGTCGACACAGATCGGGCCCGCCAGGTACTCGCCGAGGCCCGCGCGGCCGGACAGACGCAGCTCGGCGAAGGATCAGCCGCTCGATTTCTGTCTGCCTATGGTTTTCCGTTTCTGAGAAGTGCGCTCGTCACATCGCATGATACAGCGGACGCTTTTGCCCGAGACATGGGTGCTCCCATCGCGCTGAAAATCGCCTCGCCGGACATCATCCACAAGTCCGATGTCGGCGGTGTCATCCTCAACGTGAAACCCGAAGAAGCGGCGGTCTCATACGAACACCTCCTCGCCACCGTCCGGATCCATGCGCCCCACGCGCGAATCGATGGTGTCATGGCCGTTGAGATGGCCGCAGCCGGCGGACGTGAGCTCCTCTTGGGGCTGAAGCGTGAACCCGGCCTGGGTACGCTCGTCGTCGTGGGCCTCGGCGGTATCCATGTCGAGACCTTCCGGGATATCGCCATGCGCTTCGCTCCGCTCCTCCCGTCGGACATCGATGCGATGTTGGATGAGCTCCAGTGTCTCCCGCTCCTCCTCGGTACCCGCGGTGAAACCGGCATTGATCTCGGCCAACTGAAGGTATACCTCGCACTTCTGTCGCAAATCGCGGTCGACTTCCCCGAAATCGTTGAGCTCGATATCAATCCGCTCCTCGCCTTCCCTGATGGCGCAGCCTTCCGCATCCTCGATGCCCGGCTCCGGCTCAAAAGTGATAGTAATTAA
- a CDS encoding transposase, whose translation MSKKWSRHCPRCSSRETVKNGSQGYSHHYLCRACEHSFSRYFGHDPRLLWIEHIDGVPFRKLGDEYGLSGKQAFVRVTRELAQLPSNDALTQTLCDPRRFSGILVMDGKYVAVKGFARKIPFLYGIDYLTHDIPFGALYTAEDEVSFSRFFHQVKQLGYDLQIVVADDRSGLKKALLKVFPSARLQLCHNHYLENIRVALRVRSEERYRPFFYALKESVFGEREDVTNAIRSFAASIKREKRLLKTS comes from the coding sequence ATGTCAAAAAAATGGTCACGTCACTGTCCCCGCTGCAGCAGTCGTGAGACGGTGAAGAATGGCTCCCAAGGCTACAGCCATCACTACCTGTGTCGTGCTTGTGAACATTCTTTTTCTCGTTACTTCGGGCATGATCCGAGACTGCTGTGGATCGAGCATATTGATGGGGTACCGTTTCGTAAATTAGGAGATGAATATGGTCTCTCGGGAAAACAAGCCTTCGTGAGAGTTACAAGAGAATTAGCACAACTTCCTTCCAATGACGCTCTGACGCAAACCCTCTGTGACCCGAGACGCTTCTCGGGCATCCTTGTCATGGATGGGAAGTATGTGGCGGTCAAAGGCTTTGCGAGAAAGATTCCTTTTCTCTACGGCATTGATTACTTGACCCACGATATTCCCTTCGGGGCTTTGTATACAGCGGAAGATGAGGTGTCCTTCTCACGTTTCTTCCATCAAGTGAAGCAACTTGGCTATGATCTTCAGATCGTGGTCGCCGATGACCGCTCTGGCCTGAAAAAGGCTCTCCTGAAGGTTTTTCCGTCGGCTCGGCTGCAGCTCTGCCACAACCACTACCTGGAGAATATCCGGGTGGCTTTACGGGTGCGGAGTGAAGAGCGATACCGGCCCTTCTTTTACGCTCTCAAGGAGAGCGTGTTTGGAGAACGAGAGGATGTGACGAACGCCATTCGATCTTTTGCCGCGAGCATCAAGAGAGAGAAACGTCTGCTCAAAACATCGTAA
- a CDS encoding M23 family metallopeptidase, whose amino-acid sequence MMHGLGKDAYAIADGKVVYISYDDGDGKKWGVGNCALVIEHRTTESMVFSAVYGHLKCSSLPAKYAEVEGGVSIGKIGHWDYGDHLHFAIHDGPFRTMAKSGWGMMANSEWRTPCEGNSTCTNTFTNPVAFIQTHFAFNPSTEKQVACQGHVCWSPKTVACETATMWYKGLSDPVVRAGIPWMFEVGREICDDLHPMFNAVAAAEDPGEVLPEGSLWWNFMRFIHKMLGETASYRYLFS is encoded by the coding sequence ATGATGCATGGTCTTGGAAAAGATGCATATGCCATTGCGGATGGGAAAGTAGTCTACATTAGCTACGATGATGGTGATGGTAAAAAGTGGGGTGTAGGTAATTGTGCCCTGGTTATCGAGCACAGAACTACCGAAAGCATGGTGTTTTCTGCTGTGTATGGTCATCTCAAGTGTAGCAGCCTTCCAGCTAAGTACGCCGAAGTAGAAGGTGGTGTGTCGATCGGAAAGATTGGTCACTGGGATTATGGTGATCATTTGCATTTCGCCATTCATGACGGACCGTTTCGCACTATGGCGAAAAGTGGTTGGGGCATGATGGCAAACTCAGAATGGAGGACTCCGTGCGAGGGAAATAGTACTTGCACCAACACTTTCACCAACCCAGTCGCCTTCATCCAAACGCACTTCGCCTTCAATCCCTCAACAGAAAAGCAGGTTGCCTGTCAGGGTCATGTGTGTTGGTCGCCCAAGACTGTCGCATGTGAAACTGCGACGATGTGGTACAAGGGCCTATCAGATCCAGTCGTTCGAGCGGGTATCCCGTGGATGTTCGAAGTTGGAAGAGAGATCTGTGATGACCTTCATCCCATGTTCAATGCCGTAGCTGCAGCTGAAGATCCGGGTGAAGTACTCCCGGAGGGCAGTCTCTGGTGGAACTTCATGCGATTCATCCACAAGATGTTGGGGGAGACAGCCAGTTACCGTTACCTTTTCAGTTGA
- a CDS encoding transposase — protein sequence MKNGSQGYSHHYLCRACEHSFSRYFGHDPRLLWIEHIDGVPFRKLGDEYGLSGKQAFVRVTRELAQLPSNDALTQTLCDPRRFSGILVMDGKYVAVKGFARKIPFLYGIDYLTHDIPFGALYTAEDEVSFSRFFHQVKQLGYDLQIVVADDRSGLKKALLKVFPSARLQLCHNHYLENIRVALRVRSAERDRPFFYALKESVFENERM from the coding sequence GTGAAGAATGGCTCCCAAGGCTACAGCCATCACTACCTGTGTCGTGCTTGTGAACATTCTTTTTCTCGTTACTTCGGGCATGATCCGAGACTGCTGTGGATCGAGCATATTGATGGGGTACCGTTTCGTAAATTAGGAGATGAATATGGTCTCTCGGGAAAACAAGCCTTCGTGAGAGTTACAAGAGAATTAGCACAACTTCCTTCCAATGACGCTCTGACGCAAACCCTCTGTGACCCGAGACGCTTCTCGGGCATCCTTGTCATGGATGGGAAGTATGTGGCGGTCAAAGGCTTTGCGAGAAAGATTCCTTTTCTCTACGGCATTGATTACTTGACCCACGATATTCCCTTCGGGGCTTTGTATACAGCGGAAGATGAGGTGTCCTTCTCACGTTTCTTCCATCAAGTGAAGCAACTTGGCTATGATCTTCAGATCGTGGTCGCCGATGACCGCTCTGGCCTGAAAAAGGCTCTCCTGAAGGTTTTTCCGTCGGCTCGGCTGCAGCTCTGCCACAACCACTACCTGGAGAATATCCGGGTGGCTTTACGGGTGCGGAGTGCAGAGCGAGACCGGCCCTTCTTTTACGCTCTCAAGGAGAGCGTGTTTGAGAACGAGAGGATGTGA
- a CDS encoding glycosyltransferase yields the protein MRVLLINKFHYLKGGAERAYFDTAHILAENGHSVAFFAMEHPDNFETPWSRFFVSNVDYHDAAAGLWSKLRAALRILWNHEAATKLDTLIEEFKPEVAHLHNTYHQLSPSILWTLRKHGVRIVMTLHDYKLISPNYSLLVRGRIWDHTSGLRAITDRAVQDSYLKSLVCAMEKWFHAMIGSYRNVDAYIAPSRFLIEKFHAAGFPYPITHVVQPIQPFPTAPVPAVRKYLLFIGRLSKEKGLATLIEASRLLLGAVPLKIIGTGPEEMLLREQAKGIPNIEFLGYQTGEVWEQALREASALMIPSIWYENMPYVVLEALSRGIPVIASNLGGVPERIQEGENGFLFEPGNTEDLVRAIRKLIEYPDPVTLSKRAYESVADVRPEAYYQTILRLYKGVN from the coding sequence ATGCGCGTACTCCTCATCAACAAATTCCACTACCTAAAAGGCGGGGCAGAGCGAGCGTATTTTGATACTGCCCATATTTTAGCAGAAAACGGTCACTCGGTCGCTTTCTTTGCCATGGAGCATCCGGACAATTTTGAAACGCCGTGGAGCCGATTTTTTGTCTCGAATGTTGATTATCATGACGCGGCGGCCGGACTCTGGTCCAAACTCCGGGCTGCGTTGCGTATCCTCTGGAACCATGAGGCTGCGACCAAGCTCGACACACTCATCGAGGAATTCAAGCCGGAGGTCGCCCATCTGCACAATACCTATCATCAGCTCTCGCCGTCGATTCTTTGGACACTTCGGAAACATGGCGTGCGGATCGTGATGACACTGCATGATTATAAACTGATATCGCCCAATTATAGCCTGCTCGTCCGGGGTCGGATCTGGGACCATACGAGCGGACTGAGGGCGATTACTGATCGGGCGGTGCAGGATTCGTATCTGAAGAGTTTGGTTTGTGCGATGGAAAAATGGTTTCATGCGATGATTGGTAGCTATCGAAACGTTGACGCCTATATCGCCCCGAGTCGCTTCCTCATCGAGAAATTTCATGCGGCCGGTTTCCCTTATCCGATTACCCATGTCGTCCAACCGATTCAGCCATTTCCGACCGCACCAGTACCCGCCGTCCGGAAGTACCTTCTCTTCATCGGCCGACTGTCGAAAGAAAAGGGGTTGGCGACGCTCATCGAGGCGAGCCGACTCTTGTTGGGTGCGGTACCATTGAAAATCATCGGCACTGGACCAGAAGAAATGCTCCTCCGCGAACAAGCCAAGGGAATTCCGAACATCGAATTCCTCGGGTATCAAACAGGCGAGGTGTGGGAACAGGCACTCCGAGAAGCAAGCGCCCTTATGATCCCGTCGATCTGGTACGAGAACATGCCCTATGTTGTTCTCGAAGCCCTGTCGCGAGGTATCCCGGTGATTGCTTCAAACCTCGGCGGTGTGCCGGAGCGCATCCAAGAAGGCGAAAATGGTTTCTTGTTCGAGCCGGGAAACACTGAGGACCTCGTCCGGGCAATCCGAAAACTGATCGAATATCCTGATCCAGTCACTCTGTCCAAGCGGGCATATGAGAGCGTGGCCGATGTCCGGCCGGAAGCGTACTATCAGACTATTTTACGGCTCTACAAAGGGGTAAATTGA